A window of Lentibacillus sp. Marseille-P4043 contains these coding sequences:
- the fliW gene encoding flagellar assembly protein FliW — MKLNTKYLGQINVEDSRRITFRMGLPGFDEQTEFVLLDFPGNPVFQFLQSVTTESLAFIVTNPYHFYQEYAFDLDDTILENLHIDTEQDVAVLSIVTLKNPFNTSTLNLKAPVIINPTKQLGKQYIITTDEYPSKAPIFPSESFKRKENHHARINQETK, encoded by the coding sequence ATGAAATTAAATACAAAATACCTTGGACAAATAAACGTCGAGGACAGTAGAAGAATCACCTTTCGAATGGGGTTACCTGGGTTCGATGAGCAAACAGAATTTGTTTTATTAGATTTTCCTGGAAACCCAGTTTTTCAGTTTTTACAATCTGTGACAACTGAAAGTCTCGCTTTTATCGTCACAAATCCGTACCACTTTTATCAAGAATACGCATTTGATTTAGATGATACAATCCTGGAAAATTTGCACATTGATACGGAACAAGATGTCGCTGTTCTATCGATTGTCACCTTGAAAAATCCATTTAACACGAGCACATTAAATTTAAAGGCACCTGTAATTATTAACCCAACAAAGCAACTTGGGAAACAATATATTATAACGACAGATGAGTACCCATCAAAAGCACCAATTTTCCCATCTGAATCCTTTAAGCGAAAGGAGAATCATCATGCTCGTATTAACCAGGAAACGAAATGA
- the csrA gene encoding carbon storage regulator CsrA encodes MLVLTRKRNEAIQIGDDIEINVLEIDGDQIKLGIAAPKSVEIHRKEVYLDIQKQNGEAANVPFDLLHLLTDEDNT; translated from the coding sequence ATGCTCGTATTAACCAGGAAACGAAATGAAGCTATTCAAATTGGGGATGACATTGAAATTAATGTGTTGGAAATTGATGGTGACCAAATTAAGTTAGGGATTGCCGCTCCAAAGTCTGTGGAAATCCATCGGAAAGAAGTCTATTTAGATATTCAAAAACAAAATGGTGAAGCAGCTAATGTACCGTTTGATTTGCTGCATCTGTTAACGGATGAAGACAATACATAA
- the flaG gene encoding flagellar protein FlaG, giving the protein MRLENVQNGSHPLHYRNNNEQMTTAKDRSISELMESAQEQGNTLHNSKEKTNEEDVKSVLSKLNDFMEPLRTNLKFEYHEKLDEYYVTIVNPKTDEVIKEIPPKKMLDMYAAMAEFMGLLVDEKI; this is encoded by the coding sequence ATGAGGTTAGAAAATGTACAGAACGGATCCCACCCCTTGCATTATAGAAATAACAACGAGCAAATGACAACTGCAAAGGATCGATCTATTAGTGAATTAATGGAATCTGCACAGGAGCAGGGAAATACCTTGCATAATAGCAAAGAAAAAACAAATGAGGAAGACGTAAAAAGCGTTCTTTCAAAGTTAAACGATTTTATGGAACCACTTCGAACGAATTTAAAGTTTGAATACCATGAAAAACTGGACGAGTATTATGTCACGATTGTAAATCCAAAAACAGACGAAGTAATTAAAGAAATCCCACCGAAAAAAATGCTGGATATGTATGCGGCAATGGCTGAATTTATGGGATTGTTAGTGGACGAGAAGATTTAA
- the fliS gene encoding flagellar export chaperone FliS, translated as MAANKQYQAYQNNSVNTASSGELTLMLYNGCIKFIKQAMKDMDGKNYESKNTNIQKAQNIIQELMITLDPKVEISNQLLPLYEYMQFQLKEGNIKNNVALLEEVLGFVTEFRDTWKEVILKTRQKQFTQGASV; from the coding sequence ATGGCAGCAAACAAACAATATCAAGCCTACCAAAATAATTCGGTTAACACGGCATCTAGTGGTGAGTTAACCTTAATGCTTTATAACGGTTGTATCAAATTCATCAAACAAGCGATGAAAGATATGGACGGAAAAAATTATGAATCTAAAAATACGAACATACAGAAGGCGCAAAATATTATTCAGGAATTAATGATAACACTAGATCCAAAAGTTGAAATTTCCAATCAGCTTCTACCATTATATGAGTACATGCAGTTTCAACTTAAAGAGGGAAATATAAAGAATAATGTGGCACTGCTTGAAGAAGTTCTCGGTTTTGTAACTGAATTTCGAGACACTTGGAAAGAAGTCATTTTGAAAACCCGTCAAAAACAATTTACGCAAGGGGCAAGTGTTTGA
- a CDS encoding flagellar protein FliT yields MNRLKPLFQVTLELEEILSRDISAKNREAIIVDVNRLIEKRGDLLQELTPPFTDEENQIGEKLVTMNNTIQENMTSLFADLKQEMKQVKKQKRSNKTYTNPYKNVQTIDGMFMDKKE; encoded by the coding sequence ATGAATCGCCTGAAGCCACTATTTCAAGTTACGTTAGAGTTGGAGGAAATACTTAGTCGAGATATCTCGGCTAAGAATCGTGAAGCAATTATTGTTGATGTCAATCGGTTAATAGAAAAAAGAGGGGATCTTCTACAAGAACTTACACCTCCATTCACAGATGAAGAAAATCAAATCGGCGAAAAGCTTGTTACGATGAACAACACCATACAGGAAAATATGACTTCTCTTTTTGCTGATTTAAAACAGGAAATGAAACAAGTTAAAAAACAAAAAAGGTCAAATAAGACATACACAAATCCATATAAAAATGTCCAAACGATTGACGGAATGTTTATGGATAAAAAAGAGTAG
- the hpf gene encoding ribosome hibernation-promoting factor, HPF/YfiA family: MKYNIRGENIEVTGAIRDYVQKKISKLEKYFDTPPTSDVHVNLSVYNDEQKIEVTIPMTNLLLRAEVQHIDLYAAIDLVVDKLERQIRKYKTKVNRKFRQNGSPKHVFAELEKESAAVQLEEADDEVDIVRTKRFNLKPMDSEEAVLQMDMLGHAFYVFTNAVSGDTNVVYRRKDGRYGLIEPNS; this comes from the coding sequence ATGAAATATAACATTCGTGGTGAGAATATTGAGGTGACTGGAGCCATACGTGATTATGTGCAAAAGAAAATTAGTAAGCTGGAAAAATACTTTGATACACCGCCAACCTCAGATGTACATGTGAATTTAAGTGTCTATAATGATGAGCAGAAAATTGAGGTTACTATACCGATGACCAATTTATTACTTCGTGCAGAGGTACAGCACATTGACTTATACGCTGCCATCGACCTTGTAGTAGACAAACTAGAAAGACAAATACGAAAATATAAAACAAAAGTTAATCGTAAATTTCGGCAAAATGGTTCTCCTAAACATGTATTTGCCGAACTTGAAAAGGAATCGGCTGCAGTTCAATTAGAAGAAGCAGATGATGAAGTAGATATTGTAAGAACGAAACGATTTAATTTAAAACCAATGGATTCAGAAGAAGCTGTATTGCAAATGGATATGTTAGGACACGCATTTTACGTTTTTACAAATGCTGTGTCAGGTGATACAAATGTTGTTTATCGTCGCAAAGACGGGAGATACGGATTGATCGAACCAAATAGTTAA
- the secA gene encoding preprotein translocase subunit SecA yields MPGLLKKIFGDGNQKQLNRYQKIVDKIDALEPEYEKLTDEALKGKTEAFKERYQNGESLDDMMIEAYATVREASKRVLGMRPFPVQLMGAIALHEGNIAEMKTGEGKTLASTLPAYLNALSGKGVHIITVNEYLASRDAEEMGELYGFLGLTVGLNGNGLSKEEKRDAYYRDITYGTNNEYGFDYLRDNMVLYKEQMVQRPLNFAIIDEVDSILIDEARTPLIISGSAQKSAAMYQQADSFVSMLKHETDYTYDEKTKGVQLTEEGINKAERYFSIENLFDLNHVTLTHHINQALKAHASMHRDTDYVVQEGEVVIVDQFTGRLMKGRRYSDGLHQAIEAKEGLQIQNESMTLASITFQNFFRMYQKLSGMTGTAKTEEEEFRNIYNMDVIAIPTNKPIIRDDRADMIYKSMEGKFRAVADNIKERYEIGQPVLVGTVAVETSELISKMLKKMGVKHNVLNAKNHYREAEIIENAGQKGAVTIATNMAGRGTDIKLGEGVIDLGGLAVIGTERHESRRIDNQLRGRSGRQGDPGLSQFYLSMEDELMRRFGSDNLRSMMEKLGMDDTQPIESKMVSRAVESAQKRVEGNNFDARKTVLSYDDVLRQQREIIYKQRFDVIDSENLREIIEGMIKSTVERIVQSHTADDLDDNWELNAIVEYVHGNLLDPEDISTDDLLGKEPEEMIEWIMDKVNTKYDEKEAELTPEQMREFEKVILLRTVDTKWMDHIDQMEQLRQGIHLRAYGQNDPLQEYQAEGFHMFEEMVVAIEEEVSKYVMKAQIRENLQREEVVKDTQAVSGGEENKKKTRKPYVKKENIGRNDPCPCGSGKKYKNCHGK; encoded by the coding sequence ATGCCTGGATTATTGAAAAAGATTTTTGGTGATGGAAACCAAAAACAACTCAATCGATATCAAAAAATAGTAGACAAGATAGATGCATTAGAACCGGAATATGAAAAATTAACAGATGAAGCGTTAAAAGGAAAAACTGAAGCATTTAAAGAACGTTATCAAAATGGTGAAAGTCTTGATGATATGATGATTGAAGCCTACGCAACAGTCCGAGAGGCTTCTAAGCGAGTACTTGGAATGCGTCCATTTCCAGTCCAGTTAATGGGTGCTATTGCCCTTCATGAAGGAAATATTGCCGAAATGAAAACAGGGGAAGGAAAAACACTTGCTTCCACTTTACCTGCCTATTTAAATGCCCTTTCAGGAAAGGGTGTCCATATTATCACAGTAAACGAATATTTAGCTAGTCGTGATGCAGAAGAAATGGGAGAATTATATGGTTTTCTCGGTTTAACGGTTGGTTTAAATGGTAATGGATTATCGAAAGAAGAGAAACGGGATGCGTACTATCGTGATATTACGTATGGTACAAATAATGAGTACGGTTTTGACTATTTACGGGACAATATGGTTCTTTATAAAGAGCAAATGGTCCAGCGTCCACTTAATTTTGCCATCATTGATGAAGTAGACTCTATTTTAATTGATGAAGCTAGAACACCATTAATTATTTCCGGGTCAGCACAAAAATCTGCAGCCATGTATCAGCAAGCAGACTCGTTTGTAAGCATGCTAAAACATGAAACAGATTATACGTATGATGAAAAAACGAAAGGTGTACAATTAACAGAAGAAGGAATCAATAAGGCAGAGCGTTATTTCTCGATTGAAAATCTATTTGATTTAAATCATGTTACGTTGACACATCATATTAACCAAGCATTGAAAGCTCATGCTTCCATGCATCGTGATACAGACTATGTTGTGCAGGAAGGCGAAGTTGTTATTGTTGACCAGTTTACCGGGAGATTGATGAAAGGACGACGCTATAGTGACGGGCTCCATCAAGCGATTGAAGCAAAAGAAGGCTTGCAAATTCAAAATGAGAGCATGACACTTGCATCGATTACTTTCCAAAACTTTTTCCGTATGTATCAAAAGCTTTCTGGTATGACTGGTACGGCAAAAACGGAAGAAGAAGAATTTCGTAATATTTACAACATGGATGTTATCGCGATCCCAACAAACAAACCAATAATTCGCGATGACCGTGCAGACATGATTTATAAATCAATGGAAGGCAAGTTTCGTGCTGTAGCTGACAATATTAAAGAGCGTTATGAGATAGGACAACCAGTATTAGTTGGTACGGTTGCGGTTGAGACGTCTGAACTGATTTCGAAAATGTTGAAAAAAATGGGTGTGAAGCATAATGTTTTGAATGCTAAAAATCACTACAGAGAAGCAGAGATTATCGAAAATGCTGGACAAAAAGGTGCCGTAACAATTGCAACAAATATGGCTGGACGTGGTACCGACATTAAACTTGGAGAAGGTGTCATTGATCTAGGCGGACTTGCGGTAATCGGAACAGAACGACATGAATCGCGTCGGATTGATAACCAGTTGCGTGGACGGTCAGGACGTCAAGGTGATCCAGGGTTATCCCAATTTTATTTATCCATGGAAGATGAATTAATGCGTCGATTTGGCTCTGATAACCTGCGCTCAATGATGGAAAAATTAGGTATGGATGATACACAGCCAATCGAGAGTAAGATGGTTTCAAGAGCTGTAGAATCGGCACAAAAACGTGTTGAAGGAAATAACTTTGATGCACGTAAAACAGTATTGTCTTATGATGATGTCTTACGTCAACAACGTGAAATTATTTATAAACAACGGTTTGATGTAATTGATTCAGAAAACCTGCGCGAAATTATTGAAGGGATGATTAAGTCAACTGTAGAGCGGATTGTACAGTCTCATACAGCCGATGATCTTGATGATAATTGGGAATTAAACGCAATTGTGGAGTATGTTCATGGGAATTTATTAGATCCTGAAGACATTTCTACTGATGATTTACTGGGGAAAGAACCTGAAGAAATGATCGAATGGATTATGGACAAAGTTAATACAAAATATGATGAAAAAGAGGCAGAATTAACACCTGAACAAATGCGCGAATTTGAGAAGGTCATTTTATTGAGAACGGTCGATACGAAATGGATGGATCATATCGATCAGATGGAACAATTGCGTCAAGGTATTCATTTGCGGGCGTATGGCCAAAACGATCCATTACAAGAATATCAAGCAGAAGGATTCCATATGTTTGAGGAAATGGTCGTAGCAATTGAAGAGGAAGTATCCAAATATGTAATGAAAGCACAAATTCGTGAAAATCTACAGCGTGAGGAAGTTGTGAAAGATACCCAAGCTGTCTCTGGTGGGGAAGAAAATAAAAAGAAAACCCGTAAGCCATATGTGAAGAAGGAAAACATTGGCCGAAATGATCCTTGTCCTTGTGGTAGTGGGAAAAAATATAAAAACTGTCATGGAAAATAA
- the prfB gene encoding peptide chain release factor 2 (programmed frameshift), which yields MELVEINHELEKIAGRIADFRGSLDLENKQDRIKELEMEMTDPDFWNDQTTAQKVINESNGLKEYVEGFTDLEERLTDLQVSYELVKEENDPELFSDLEQGMAELRERANAFELQMLLSEPYDANNAILELHPGAGGTESQDWASMLLRMYQRWADDKGFHVQTVDYLPGDEAGVKSVTLLIKGHNAYGYLKAEKGVHRLVRISPFDSSGRRHTSFVSCDVMPEFDDDVEVDIRTEDIKIDTYRASGAGGQHVNTTDSAVRITHIPTNVVVTCQSERSQIQNREQAMKMLKSKLYQLEIERQQQELDDIRGEQKEIGWGSQIRSYVFHPYSMVKDHRTNVEVGNTQGVMDGDLDPFIDAYLRSQIN from the exons ATGGAACTAGTAGAGATTAACCACGAATTAGAAAAAATAGCCGGACGTATTGCCGATTTTAGGGGGTCTCTT GACCTAGAAAATAAACAAGATAGGATTAAAGAATTGGAAATGGAAATGACCGATCCTGATTTTTGGAACGACCAAACGACTGCACAAAAGGTTATTAATGAATCAAACGGTCTAAAGGAATATGTCGAGGGCTTTACAGATCTTGAAGAAAGATTGACTGATTTACAGGTAAGCTATGAATTAGTAAAAGAGGAAAATGATCCAGAGTTATTTTCAGATTTAGAACAAGGGATGGCAGAGTTACGTGAGCGCGCAAATGCGTTTGAATTACAAATGCTGTTAAGTGAACCATATGATGCTAATAATGCGATTTTGGAACTGCATCCGGGTGCTGGTGGAACAGAATCACAGGATTGGGCAAGTATGCTGCTGCGAATGTACCAACGTTGGGCTGATGATAAAGGTTTCCATGTACAAACGGTTGATTATTTGCCTGGTGATGAAGCAGGTGTAAAAAGTGTTACATTGCTCATAAAAGGACACAATGCATATGGCTATTTAAAAGCTGAAAAGGGTGTTCATCGGTTGGTACGTATCTCACCATTTGATTCATCTGGTCGACGCCACACATCATTCGTTTCCTGTGACGTGATGCCGGAATTTGATGATGATGTTGAGGTTGATATTAGAACGGAAGACATTAAAATTGATACGTATCGAGCAAGCGGTGCTGGTGGTCAACATGTTAACACAACTGATTCAGCAGTGAGGATCACACACATACCGACAAATGTCGTTGTTACCTGTCAATCGGAACGGTCGCAAATTCAAAACCGTGAACAAGCCATGAAAATGTTGAAGTCTAAGCTGTATCAATTGGAAATTGAACGGCAGCAACAAGAACTTGATGACATTCGCGGAGAACAAAAGGAAATCGGTTGGGGTAGTCAAATTCGCTCCTATGTTTTCCACCCATACTCTATGGTAAAGGATCACCGGACAAATGTTGAAGTTGGTAACACACAAGGTGTAATGGACGGAGATCTTGATCCATTTATTGATGCTTATTTGCGATCACAAATCAACTAA
- the cccB gene encoding cytochrome c551 has product MKKWLFTVLFGTALVLGACGGGDDDASDEPADNGDTASEESADNGEDSGGTVDASAAEEVFKSNCASCHGADLSGGAGPNLQKVGSKYSADEIADIIKNGKEGDQGQMPAGMATGDDVDLLASWLAQKK; this is encoded by the coding sequence ATGAAGAAATGGTTATTTACCGTTCTTTTTGGTACAGCTTTGGTGCTAGGCGCTTGTGGCGGTGGGGATGACGATGCAAGCGATGAACCTGCAGATAACGGAGATACTGCCTCAGAGGAATCTGCTGATAATGGCGAAGATAGCGGTGGTACTGTAGACGCATCAGCTGCCGAAGAAGTATTTAAGAGCAACTGTGCATCTTGCCATGGTGCAGACCTATCTGGTGGAGCGGGGCCTAATTTGCAAAAAGTAGGGTCTAAATATTCCGCTGATGAAATCGCTGATATCATTAAAAACGGTAAAGAAGGCGATCAAGGGCAAATGCCAGCTGGAATGGCTACTGGTGACGATGTAGACCTACTAGCTTCATGGTTAGCACAAAAGAAATAA
- the ftsE gene encoding cell division ATP-binding protein FtsE has product MIKMKDVYKTYPNGVTALNGINISIDQGEFVYIVGPSGAGKSTFIKLMYREVKPTEGSIVINEKDLSELRERNVPYLRRDIGVIFQDFKLLQKLTVYENIAFALEVIEESPRNIRKRVMEVLDLVGLKNKARFIPDELSGGEQQRVSIARAIVNNPKVVIADEPTGNLDPDTSWGIMRIFEEINDKGTTIIMATHNKEIVNTIKKRVIAVEDGLIVRDEHRGEYGYEI; this is encoded by the coding sequence ATGATAAAAATGAAAGACGTCTATAAAACATATCCAAACGGTGTGACAGCGCTTAATGGTATTAATATATCGATTGACCAGGGCGAATTTGTTTACATAGTAGGACCAAGTGGTGCGGGTAAATCAACGTTTATTAAGTTGATGTATCGAGAGGTTAAACCAACAGAAGGATCTATTGTAATTAATGAAAAAGACTTGAGTGAGCTTCGTGAGCGAAATGTTCCATATCTAAGACGTGATATAGGTGTTATTTTCCAAGATTTTAAGCTTTTGCAAAAACTGACAGTCTATGAAAATATCGCATTTGCATTAGAGGTTATCGAGGAATCTCCGCGAAATATACGAAAACGTGTCATGGAAGTACTCGACCTTGTCGGCTTGAAAAACAAAGCCAGATTTATCCCAGACGAGTTATCAGGCGGTGAACAACAGCGTGTTTCGATTGCACGTGCGATTGTGAATAATCCGAAAGTTGTTATTGCAGATGAGCCTACCGGAAATTTAGATCCCGATACATCTTGGGGAATCATGCGGATTTTTGAAGAAATTAACGATAAAGGAACAACAATTATCATGGCCACACATAACAAAGAGATTGTTAACACAATTAAGAAGCGTGTCATTGCAGTAGAGGATGGCTTGATTGTAAGGGACGAACATCGAGGTGAATACGGCTATGAGATTTAG